From the genome of Penaeus chinensis breed Huanghai No. 1 chromosome 8, ASM1920278v2, whole genome shotgun sequence, one region includes:
- the LOC125027828 gene encoding metalloreductase STEAP4-like, which yields MDISDVSPYTAVGRPIKYSPITGKSIRPLYSAFASVPIILAAALPITTADSPAPSRTCANGGAAIMCYNNHDFIILIKNLVQAKPGTQLVLQTEAAKAPLVIVAVGCDHYRRLPAHLLQGKVVVDVANPTSPRDTSQPSFAEELQNLIPKAQVVKAFNVLSAYALENNVQQAAKQVSDKGNHVMAKSLVIELVKKMGYTPVDRGDLKSAREIEAIPLQLMPSWQRPLTIVGIMWLIHYLILFLNMTKPEPQMAHKVKPMHPYLTLLPQHVKRFQMCGALHEGETWTERTFKHLALLNLNRASAITALWTLSLCYLPGVIAAYLQLIRGTKYNRFPSWLDAWLKMRKQLGLSMLFLATVHTCLGLAVWSSRYDGLVWEKPLIFSANVKVNETTFVSKNITVHDSLMSLQGELFLTFGMFSMFITFILGVSSLPSVGATLTWREFTFIQSKLGWMALVTGTIHDGLLGWGFSINDYLVCSLPSGAQYALHFPLLTIAFKLPLLLPCVDNALQKIRRGHDRKKKKTVSPINSQPLDMTRRQRDHGLRFVQPYGTDVPARMYGNNA from the exons ATGGACATCTCTGACGTCAGTCCTTATACTGCAGTGGGACGACCCATTAAGTATTCTCCTATTACAGGCAAATCGATACGTCCTTTGTACTCAGCATTTGCTTCTGTGCCAATTATCCTCGCAGCTGCATTACCCATTACCACCGCAGACTCTCCCGCACCTTCCCGCACCTGCGCCAACGGAGGAGCAGCCATAATGTGTTATAATAACCATGACTTCATTATACTTATAAA AAACCTCGTGCAAGCCAAACCAGGGACGCAGCTGGTTCTGCAGACGGAGGCAGCCAAAGCCCCTCTGGTGATCGTGGCTGTAGGATGCGACCACTACCGACGTCTTCCAGCGCACCTCCTTCAGGGCAAAGTGGTGGTGGACGTGGCCAACCCTACTTCTCCGAGAGACACCAG CCAACCAAGTTTCGCTGAAGAGTTACAGAACTTGATACCCAAAGCTCAAGTCGTGAAGGCTTTTAATGTTCTCTCAGCCTACGCTTTGGAAAACAATGTCCAGCAGGCAGCGAAACAGGTCAGTGATAAGGGAAACCATGTAAT GGCGAAGAGCCTGGTGATCGAACTGGTCAAGAAGATGGGTTACACGCCCGTGGATCGAGGGGACCTCAAGTCGGCCAGAGAGATCGAGGCCATCCCGCTGCAACTCATGCCGTCGTGGCAGAGGCCGCTCACCATCGTGGGCATCATGTGGCTCATACACTACCTCATCCTGTTTTTAAA CATGACGAAACCTGAACCCCAAATGGCACACAAGGTAAAGCCCATGCACCCTTATCTAACCCTTCTCCCTCAGCATGTTAAAAGGTTCCAGATGTGCGGCGCCCTTCACGAGGGAGAGACCTGGACGGAGAGAACCTTCAAACACCTGGCGCTCCTCAACCTGAACCGCGCCTCGGCCATCACCGCTCTCTGGACCCTTTCGCTGTGCTACCTGCCTG gcGTGATAGCAGCTTACTTGCAGCTCATCCGGGGAACGAAGTACAACAGATTTCCCAGCTGGCTCGACGCGTGGCTCAAGATGAGGAAGCAACTCGGGCTATCCATGCTGTTTCTTGCAACTGTTCAC ACGTGCCTCGGCCTTGCCGTGTGGTCGAGCAGGTACGACGGCCTGGTGTGGGAGAAGCCGCTCATTTTCTCCGCCAATGTCAAGGTCAACGAAACGACTTTTGTTTCGAAGAATATAACGGTCCACGATTCATTGATGAGCCTTCAGGGAGAATTATTTCTTACCTTTG GAATGTTTTCAATGTTCATAACCTTCATTTTGGGCGTGTCTTCTTTGCCCTCCGTGGGAGCGACGCTGACGTGGCGGGAGTTCACCTTCATCCAGAGCAAGCTTGGCTGGATGGCGCTGGTCACGGGCACGATCCACGACGGCCTCCTCGGCTGGGGCTTCTCGATCAATGACTACCTGGTGTGCTCACTGCCCTCGGGCGCCCAG TATGCCTTGCATTTCCCGCTGCTGACGATCGCGTTCAAGTTGCCTCTCCTGTTGCCCTGCGTTGACAACGCCCTGCAGAAAATCCGGCGGGGCCacgacaggaagaagaagaagactgttTCCCCGATTAACAGCCAGCCGCTCGACATGACCAGACGTCAGCGAg ACCATGGACTGCGATTTGTTCAGCCGTACGGTACAGATGTTCCAGCTAGAATGTATGGCAACAATGCATAA